A portion of the Polaribacter cellanae genome contains these proteins:
- a CDS encoding DUF1801 domain-containing protein, translating to MKPAEEYILNQPEPFKSILLHLQILIETSFPEVDLQFKWKIPFYYLNENPFCYLNASKNKGYVDVAFWASAHLTKFNELLITENRKVIKSLRYFKVEDVNEEVLLSVLEEAHQLKDKGFYKRS from the coding sequence ATGAAGCCAGCAGAAGAATACATTTTAAACCAACCAGAACCTTTTAAATCCATTCTATTGCATTTGCAAATTTTAATTGAAACTAGTTTTCCTGAAGTCGATTTACAATTTAAATGGAAAATACCTTTTTATTATTTGAATGAAAATCCTTTCTGTTATTTAAATGCATCTAAAAACAAAGGTTATGTGGATGTTGCATTTTGGGCATCTGCGCACTTAACAAAATTCAATGAACTTCTAATTACAGAAAACAGAAAAGTAATAAAATCTTTAAGATATTTTAAGGTTGAAGATGTAAATGAGGAAGTTTTATTATCGGTTTTAGAAGAAGCGCATCAACTAAAAGACAAAGGTTTTTATAAAAGAAGCTGA
- a CDS encoding transglutaminase domain-containing protein, with product MKYLLTLFLLISISVNSQDFAEVDAKVTKYPRFSKVEDLATKIDNDFSKDEEKARAAFFWLAKNIRYNLKEFYNPKQRSIRFSYASEAEKLQKLQAAKNNLVNATFKTKQGVCEEYAQSFKRICDLLGLNSKVIKGYARNTPNEIGIPANTTNHAWNAIQLNEKWIILDATWAAGYEYNGKWIRKFNNYFYNIPKEKIFKTHFPDDSLWVLRFGRMSLSEFYNQPIYGHNFLNSNIELLSPQNGIIKAENGKNIILKFKNLALNSAIIYNFKGYRYAQKPVLKMENGITIVSIPNPKKNSELYLYFNNEVALQFKTK from the coding sequence ATGAAATACCTTCTTACTCTCTTTTTATTGATTTCTATCTCTGTAAATTCTCAAGATTTTGCTGAAGTAGATGCTAAAGTCACGAAATACCCACGCTTTTCTAAAGTAGAAGATTTAGCTACTAAAATAGATAACGATTTTTCTAAAGATGAAGAAAAAGCAAGAGCTGCGTTTTTTTGGTTGGCAAAAAATATTCGCTATAATTTAAAAGAATTTTACAATCCAAAACAAAGAAGTATTCGTTTTAGTTATGCTTCCGAAGCTGAAAAGCTACAAAAATTACAAGCTGCAAAAAACAATTTAGTGAATGCCACTTTTAAAACAAAACAAGGTGTTTGCGAAGAATATGCACAATCTTTTAAGAGAATCTGCGATTTATTAGGTTTAAATTCGAAGGTTATAAAAGGATATGCAAGAAATACACCCAATGAAATTGGAATACCTGCAAACACCACAAACCACGCTTGGAACGCCATACAACTAAATGAAAAATGGATTATTCTGGACGCAACTTGGGCTGCTGGTTACGAATACAATGGTAAATGGATTCGAAAATTTAACAATTACTTTTACAATATTCCCAAAGAAAAAATATTTAAAACTCATTTTCCTGATGACTCTTTGTGGGTTTTGCGTTTTGGTAGAATGTCTTTATCTGAATTTTACAATCAGCCTATTTATGGACACAATTTTTTAAACTCGAATATCGAATTGCTTTCTCCACAAAATGGAATTATTAAAGCTGAAAATGGTAAAAACATTATTTTAAAATTTAAGAACTTGGCCTTAAATTCTGCTATTATTTATAATTTTAAAGGGTATAGGTATGCACAAAAACCTGTTTTAAAAATGGAAAATGGAATTACTATTGTATCAATTCCTAACCCTAAAAAAAATTCTGAATTGTACTTATACTTTAATAATGAGGTTGCACTTCAGTTTAAGACGAAATAG
- the kdsA gene encoding 3-deoxy-8-phosphooctulonate synthase, protein MDLSLIPNIKNLNSNNFFLLAGPCAIEGEEMALRIAEKVITITNKLEIPYIFKGSFKKANRSRIDSFTGIGDEKALKILRKVSETFHVPTVTDIHEVSDAAKAAAYVDVLQIPAFLVRQTDLVFAAAKTGKVVNLKKGQFMSPAAMKHAVKKVKDAGSNKAWITDRGTMFGYQDMIVDFRGIPEMREFAPTILDVTHSLQQPNQTTGVTGGRPEMIETIARAGVVNNVDGLFIETHFDPANAKSDGANMLHLDNLESLLTNLVAIRKTINNL, encoded by the coding sequence ATGGATTTATCTCTTATACCAAACATAAAAAACCTAAATTCTAACAACTTCTTTTTATTAGCTGGACCTTGTGCAATTGAAGGCGAAGAAATGGCTTTACGTATTGCAGAAAAAGTAATTACAATTACGAATAAGTTAGAGATTCCTTACATTTTTAAAGGTAGTTTTAAAAAAGCAAACAGAAGTAGAATTGATAGTTTTACAGGTATTGGAGACGAAAAAGCACTAAAAATTCTAAGAAAAGTTTCAGAAACCTTTCATGTACCAACAGTTACAGACATTCACGAGGTTTCGGATGCAGCAAAAGCTGCTGCATATGTAGATGTATTACAAATTCCTGCTTTTTTGGTACGTCAAACAGATTTGGTGTTTGCAGCTGCAAAAACGGGTAAGGTTGTTAACTTAAAAAAAGGACAATTTATGAGTCCTGCTGCTATGAAACACGCCGTTAAAAAAGTAAAAGATGCAGGTTCTAACAAAGCGTGGATTACAGATAGAGGAACCATGTTTGGCTACCAAGACATGATTGTAGATTTTCGAGGAATCCCAGAAATGCGTGAATTTGCTCCAACAATTTTAGATGTTACACATTCATTACAGCAACCCAACCAAACTACTGGTGTTACAGGTGGAAGACCAGAAATGATTGAAACGATTGCCAGAGCTGGAGTGGTAAACAATGTAGATGGTTTGTTTATAGAAACACATTTCGATCCTGCAAACGCAAAATCTGATGGTGCAAATATGTTACACTTAGACAATTTAGAAAGTTTGTTAACGAATTTAGTGGCTATTCGTAAAACAATAAATAATTTATAA
- a CDS encoding M28 family peptidase → MKKIVTLILALTFFISCNVSKKSTSNSSKTLDASVLIDSNLVRKHLYTLASDDMEGRKSGTAGIEKAAVYIENEFKKIGLSTFGELEDYRQTFTFKNRRTGEDITSSNIIGVLEGKSKKGEYVIISAHYDHLGMKKSGEGDLIYNGANDDASGVTGVLALAKYFKEVGNERTIVFAAFTAEEMGLIGSTHFGKGIDANKFVAGINLEMIGKTSSFGPNTAWLSGFERSDFGKIIQKNLVGTGYQLFPDPYKNFNLFFRSDNASLARLGVPSHTFSTTPIDVDKDYHKVSDEAETLNMTVITQTIQAVAKGTESIIDGRDTPTRVIVEE, encoded by the coding sequence ATGAAAAAAATAGTAACCTTAATATTAGCTTTAACATTTTTTATTTCTTGTAATGTTTCTAAGAAGTCAACCTCCAATAGTTCTAAAACTTTAGATGCAAGTGTTTTAATAGATTCTAATTTGGTTAGAAAACACTTATATACTTTAGCTTCTGACGATATGGAAGGAAGAAAATCTGGAACAGCAGGAATTGAAAAAGCAGCTGTTTACATAGAAAATGAGTTTAAAAAAATAGGTTTATCTACTTTTGGAGAATTAGAAGATTACAGACAAACTTTTACTTTTAAAAATAGAAGGACTGGAGAAGATATTACATCTAGTAATATTATTGGTGTTTTAGAAGGAAAAAGTAAAAAGGGAGAATATGTAATTATTTCTGCACATTACGATCATTTAGGAATGAAAAAGAGCGGAGAAGGAGACTTGATTTATAATGGTGCAAACGACGATGCTTCTGGAGTTACAGGAGTTTTAGCTTTGGCGAAATACTTTAAAGAAGTTGGTAACGAAAGAACGATTGTTTTTGCTGCTTTTACTGCAGAAGAAATGGGCTTAATTGGTTCTACACATTTTGGAAAAGGTATCGATGCTAACAAATTTGTTGCAGGCATTAACTTAGAAATGATTGGAAAAACATCCAGTTTTGGCCCTAATACTGCTTGGTTAAGTGGTTTTGAGCGTTCTGATTTTGGTAAAATAATTCAGAAAAATTTAGTAGGAACTGGATACCAATTATTTCCAGATCCGTATAAGAATTTTAATTTGTTTTTTAGATCCGACAATGCATCTTTGGCACGCTTGGGAGTTCCATCTCATACTTTTTCGACAACTCCTATTGATGTAGATAAAGATTACCATAAAGTTTCAGATGAAGCAGAAACTTTGAACATGACAGTTATTACACAAACCATTCAAGCAGTTGCAAAAGGAACTGAAAGTATTATAGATGGTAGAGATACTCCCACAAGAGTAATTGTGGAAGAATAA
- a CDS encoding S8 family peptidase, with protein sequence MKKIIISCILITAFFACSKEENFSIQEEQQEILTKEEINAKIEKSLKTTGDFKWTDTDAYTIWSALEHGNNILTIGYGTSKKHFKKSAISKNIKEEVLQLVYKYERKNNAAKSSKKEFYVDENINIIDISVKSIATVKALLKDKKVRYIEPADYHFYSKRKNFQERSSSLSSSGCGFEEKTLALTDYTTVAPGAKVPWSFSAHNIPAAWNYSTGQGVTVAIIDTGLSPEQKWMNQYFNDGYSSGRTVQKYGTFVDSWWFWSNNYDGVNDKCAHGTSMASIATAPRNNDNLPVGVAYNANLVTYRAVENVFIDDYHEIRGISEALTALGNRRDVKVISMSIGTLFSIGKIKDAIKYAYSKGKMIVAAGGTSTKYTRWYGVIFPANMNETVAVTGVKEGSYSNCDVCHSGSKIDFTVQMQRSNSTNNTVPVLSYYNKKENYVGGSSVATATTAGIAALVWAKHPTWTREQVLEKMRQSADFYPNKNSEFGYGNINALKAVQ encoded by the coding sequence ATGAAAAAAATTATTATTAGCTGTATTCTTATAACCGCTTTTTTTGCGTGTTCTAAAGAAGAAAATTTTTCTATACAAGAAGAACAACAAGAAATATTAACAAAAGAAGAAATTAATGCTAAAATAGAGAAATCTCTTAAAACCACAGGAGATTTTAAATGGACAGATACTGATGCCTATACTATTTGGAGTGCATTAGAACATGGTAACAATATTCTTACCATTGGATATGGAACTTCAAAAAAACACTTTAAAAAAAGTGCCATATCAAAAAATATAAAAGAAGAAGTATTGCAACTAGTTTATAAATATGAAAGAAAAAATAATGCTGCTAAAAGCTCTAAAAAAGAGTTCTATGTAGATGAAAATATTAACATTATAGATATTTCTGTAAAAAGTATAGCAACAGTAAAAGCACTTTTAAAAGATAAGAAAGTACGTTATATAGAGCCTGCAGATTACCATTTTTATAGCAAACGTAAAAATTTTCAAGAACGTTCTAGCAGTTTATCATCTTCTGGCTGTGGTTTTGAAGAGAAAACATTGGCGCTAACAGATTACACAACTGTTGCACCTGGCGCAAAAGTACCTTGGTCGTTTAGTGCGCACAATATACCTGCTGCATGGAATTATAGCACAGGGCAAGGAGTTACAGTGGCGATTATAGACACAGGTTTGTCTCCAGAACAAAAATGGATGAATCAATATTTTAATGATGGATATTCTTCTGGAAGAACAGTTCAGAAATATGGAACTTTTGTAGATTCTTGGTGGTTTTGGTCTAATAATTACGATGGTGTAAACGACAAATGTGCTCATGGAACAAGTATGGCTTCTATAGCCACAGCACCTAGAAATAACGATAATTTACCTGTTGGTGTGGCATACAACGCAAATTTAGTAACGTACAGAGCTGTGGAGAATGTTTTTATTGATGATTATCATGAAATAAGAGGAATATCTGAAGCATTAACAGCTTTAGGAAATAGAAGAGATGTAAAAGTAATTTCGATGTCTATTGGAACTCTTTTTAGTATTGGAAAAATAAAAGATGCTATAAAATATGCATATAGTAAAGGAAAAATGATTGTTGCTGCAGGCGGAACTTCTACCAAATACACAAGATGGTATGGTGTTATTTTTCCAGCAAATATGAATGAAACTGTTGCAGTAACAGGCGTAAAAGAAGGTAGTTATTCTAATTGTGATGTGTGTCATTCTGGTTCTAAGATAGATTTTACAGTTCAAATGCAACGTTCAAATAGTACGAATAATACGGTTCCTGTATTAAGTTATTACAATAAAAAAGAAAATTATGTAGGTGGTTCTTCTGTGGCAACAGCAACTACAGCAGGAATTGCAGCGTTGGTTTGGGCCAAACACCCAACTTGGACGCGAGAACAGGTTTTAGAAAAAATGCGTCAATCAGCAGATTTCTACCCGAACAAAAATTCAGAATTTGGTTATGGTAATATTAATGCCTTAAAAGCGGTACAATAA
- a CDS encoding DUF4136 domain-containing protein, translated as MKQTIIFSLLLILISCGTPKVIYDYDDTTNFSKFKTFHFFEDVGKGFNEFDVKRTITILENELSKSGFVKVKNPDFFINIKAKVTETQNRNTIGIGVGSGGRNGGFGISGGIPIGGKKLNEALIIEFVNAKTNELFWEGSLISTIKEKRKPAEREAYLRTVIQKILKKYPPKVKN; from the coding sequence ATGAAACAAACTATAATTTTTTCTCTTTTATTGATATTAATCAGTTGTGGAACCCCTAAAGTTATCTATGATTATGATGATACAACCAATTTTTCAAAATTTAAAACTTTTCATTTTTTTGAAGATGTAGGCAAAGGTTTTAATGAGTTTGATGTAAAAAGAACGATAACAATTTTAGAAAACGAATTATCGAAATCTGGTTTTGTGAAAGTTAAGAATCCAGATTTTTTCATTAATATAAAGGCAAAAGTAACAGAAACACAAAATAGAAATACGATTGGCATTGGTGTTGGAAGTGGAGGTAGAAATGGTGGTTTTGGTATTTCTGGTGGCATACCAATTGGAGGAAAAAAATTAAATGAAGCGCTTATTATTGAATTTGTAAACGCAAAAACCAATGAGCTTTTTTGGGAAGGTTCTTTAATTTCGACAATAAAAGAAAAGAGAAAACCAGCAGAAAGAGAGGCATATTTGAGAACAGTAATTCAGAAAATTCTTAAAAAATATCCACCAAAAGTGAAAAATTAA